GGCTGCTGGTGCTGCCCTACTTCAGTGGGGAACGGACGCCCATCAATGACACCAAAGCCAAAGGAATCATTGCGGGATTGACGCTGTCACACTCCCGTGAGCATGTCTTTCGCGCGGTGCTGGAAAGCGTCGGGTTTGGCATCCGGCACAACCTGGAGACCTTCCGGGCGCTCGGAGCCGACATCAAACGCGTCATTGCGGTGGGTGGGGGGACGAAGAGCCAGACGTGGTTGCAGATCGTGTCGGATATTGCCGGGGTGACGCAGCTCGTGCCGGCCAAAACGATCGGAGCGAGTTACGGGGACGCGTTCCTGGCCGGTCTCGTCACGGGGAACGTCACGCGTGATGCACTCATGCATTGGGTGGGAGAAGCACAGGAAGTCACGCCAAATCCCACGACCACCGAGGTGTATGATCACCAGTACCAAGCGTATCGGCAGCTGTACCTCCAGACTCGCAGCGTCATTCATAGCCTCTGAACGCGGCTCCCCTGGTGTCACGCCTCGCCACGCTGACGTCAAGCCTGTTCCTGGTCGGCGATTGGAACGCCTTTCAGTTCGAACCTTCCCCCGCCGGAAACTCGGACAGGCGGCGCCGCATACCACGCCTGAGGGCTGCCCGAACGCTCCTTGCGACACGAGGAACACATCATGACCAACGGGGAACACGACAAGCGCCTGCTCGACCTGCGTGGAGAAGTGTCACCCCATCCACGTGTGCACTATCTGCAACATGAATTCAGGGTGGCAGAGGAACTCCACGGGCTGAAAGTGACGCTGCGTTTTCACAAGGAGCGCCGCTGCCAGTTGTTCCTGTCGGTGTTCGGACCCGCCGGATACCGCGGGACACGCATGAATCCCGCCGCAGTCGGGGAAATCGAACTCGAGCTGCGCTTCGGAACGGATTTCGCCTCGCCGGGGGCTTTGCCAGGGCCCATTGAGGCCGGGGAATGGCGCGTGCAGATCGACGTCGAAAGTACTGACGAAACCACGCCGTACAGCCTCACCGTAGGCGCGCACACCGAGGACCCGACAGCGCACACCACACCGAAACCGGCGACGCAGAACGGCCGTGCGGGCCAAGGCTGGTACCGGGGCGAACTGCACGCCCACACGCACCACAGTGATGGCAAGCCCACGCCAACCCAACTGGCGGCGGCCGCGCGGCAGTACCAGCTCGATTTTCTCGCCCTGACCGACCATTTCACGCCCGCCGGCTGGCCCGAAATCCAGGCGCTCGCCGATGAGAAGCTGGCGGTGATTCGTTCGCTGGAACTGACCGGTCACCGTGGTCACGCCAACCTGCACGGCCTGCAAGAATGGGTCGACGTGTTCGTCGATGATCCTGACGAGCCCTGGAACGTCAACGATGTCGCGCGTGCCGTGCGGTCGCAGGGTGGGCTCTTCTGTGTCAATCACGCTTTCTCCAACCACCTCGGCTGGCGCTACCACGAGTTCGACTGGTCCTTGTGTGACGCGTACGAAATTTATCACCAGCTCGAAGGTCCCAACAACGCGGCGCAGCTGACGTTCTGGGACGGTCTATTGCGCGCCGGGCAGCGCATCACGGGCGTGGCCGGAACGGACTCACACGATCCGCACGCCGGTCGGCACCGCCTGGGGCAGGCCGTCACGGTCATCGGGGCGGACAGCCTCACGCCGTCCGGACTGCTCGCCGGCCTGAAAGCCGGACGGGCTTATGTTTCCCTGGGTCCCACGTTGATGTTCGAGGGGCATGCGGGCGGTGATCGGGCCGGTATGGGAGGGGAGCTGCCTTGCGCGCCCGTCCGCCTGCAGCTTCAGCTGACCAACCTGCAGTACCCGACGCGGCTGTTCG
The Deinococcus peraridilitoris DSM 19664 genome window above contains:
- a CDS encoding CehA/McbA family metallohydrolase encodes the protein MTNGEHDKRLLDLRGEVSPHPRVHYLQHEFRVAEELHGLKVTLRFHKERRCQLFLSVFGPAGYRGTRMNPAAVGEIELELRFGTDFASPGALPGPIEAGEWRVQIDVESTDETTPYSLTVGAHTEDPTAHTTPKPATQNGRAGQGWYRGELHAHTHHSDGKPTPTQLAAAARQYQLDFLALTDHFTPAGWPEIQALADEKLAVIRSLELTGHRGHANLHGLQEWVDVFVDDPDEPWNVNDVARAVRSQGGLFCVNHAFSNHLGWRYHEFDWSLCDAYEIYHQLEGPNNAAQLTFWDGLLRAGQRITGVAGTDSHDPHAGRHRLGQAVTVIGADSLTPSGLLAGLKAGRAYVSLGPTLMFEGHAGGDRAGMGGELPCAPVRLQLQLTNLQYPTRLFVLKNGLYHTHQDLPANSAVTELEIHDPDPLPGYYRAEAYALAPQSDSVAGREWQNTLLLSNPIYVRG